From the genome of Solanum dulcamara chromosome 12, daSolDulc1.2, whole genome shotgun sequence:
TTCTGCTTTATCAAACCTCGATAAAAATAGGTCATAACAACGTTGCCTTTATATGGAAGGAAAGAAAGTTGGTCATTTTGTGAAATAGGAATATGAGTAAGGAATTAAGTACATGAATGTGTGCAGAAGACACAACATAGACATAAGCCACAACAACAATGTTTTTTCATTAGATACAAGCTAGCGCAAAATGTTTAATTTCCATAGCTGAACTTTTCAGAACATAAGTTGAATGAAACCGCTCtatttaactctataaaaaattgtaaagccaaaaaaaatattgataataAGTTACATAAATTAATTTGTAATCTAGTTTCTCTAATTAAATAATCGTGATGGAACATAAGTATCATGTTTTTTTTTAGTTCATGTGGCTTTACTTAAGGAAATTGAAAGCCACCACCAGCAACCCCTTGTACAGGACCCCCTTGTGGGTTACCAAGAGCTATCCATAGCAAGGAGAGTGTTATTGCAATGAGTCCTGACCAAACAAAGACAATTGTGggtgtttttcttcttctacccATGAGTCCCTTAGCAAAAGGATACAGGTGAGCCAACACCCAAAAAGCGAAAAATGCTCCACCGATGAATCTTCCCCATTGGGGTACAACGGAAAATATGGCCCTAGAGAATGCAACCACAATGGCAATTATGTTAACCATACCAATGACAATAGGCGGTATCATCAATGATGTCCACTTGACCATGTACAATTCAGCATAGGCGTCATCAACGTCTTCTCCAGCAGATTTTGATGTGAGAgtaaaagatatttcaattccCGCGATAACTTTAAGGAGACCTTGCACGACAGCAGCAAGATGGGCACTAGTACCTGAAATGAGCCAAAATTGTTCATTTCTCCACCAATCTTCTAGAGCAACGCCAGACCATTTCACCTCCAAAATAGCTAAACCGATGAGACAGAGAGATATGGTTAATAGAAATATAAGGAACACAACGTTGACATTTTGGACGATGAATTGACCGGATATGAGGGAGAGTGCAGGGAGAAAGCAGTAGACAATGAGGAAAAATGAAGTGAAGGGATAAATGCCGACGTTAAGGTAAGCTAGGCGTTGGAGGATATTGAGTTTTCTGGATGCTAAAAAGGCATTATTCCCTGAGAAAAAGATTTCAACAGATCCTGTAGCCCAACGGAGCACTTGATGTAGCCTATCTGTCAGGTTAATGGGAGCTGATCCGCGGAATGCATCACGCTTGGTGATGCAATAAATAGAACGCCATCCACGGTTGTGCATCCGATATCCTGTCACCACATCTTCCGTCACCGAACCATAAATCCATCCAACACGATCACCCCACTCTGTCTTGTCTTCATACCTAATAATTGAATTAATATTGTAACGGTTATGTCGCTCAATTAACTATAAGATCAATATGAAATTACACATTggataaattaattagtttactCACCAACAAGATATGACAGAGACTGCTTCGGCAACAGTGGTTGCATCAAGTGGTTCCTTTGGGGCTCTAAGAGCACCAGGAGGTCGTCCATACTTGACAGCAGGGTGATCGGCGATAGGGCGACCTTGGAACTCAGCAATTGGAATAGACTCTGCTAACATTGTGGAGTTACCAAAACGCTTTGGTAGTAGACTCACATCTAAGTCGGGATCAAAATCTGTGGCTTTCAATGCTTCAGCCTCTGCACCTTTTTGTGGTGTCTTATCAGGATTTGCTGGCTCAAACCCGTAAAGTGCAAATCGCCTAAACATGCAACCCGTCCCAACATACATAGGACCCTATATATACCACAATGGACGATCAAGCAAGTTTAATAATGTTTTTAAATGTATGAGCGAGAAATTTGAATAGAGAAATTATAACTACCTGGAGGCCATCAAGAGCACGCATATTTCCATCAAAAAACACAGTATTGTGATTGGCATAACGATCTGAGGGATCAATTCCTTCAAATCGTTGAGGGAATTGAATATAACATATGTCTTCTCCACCTCTGTCCATCATGAAACACATGCCTTCACGAATAGCTAAGCAGTTGTATATGTAGTGATCACAATCAAGGTTGAGTATGAATGCGCCATTAGACAATATGGCAGAAGCTCGAACTAAGGCATTCATGGCACCTGCTTTTTTATTGTGATCATATCCACGTCTTTTCTCACGCGACACATATACAAACATAGGAAGCCTAATGTCCACGTCCGAAAAATCCAATAGCTTATCTTGATCACCGTCTCCCATTAGTGGATTACTACTTGGGGGTTTCAACATTACCTATAAATTACAATTTCATTTATGTATGTTAATATTCATAATTAGGATTTAACAACTATGTACTATTTGCTTGAGAACGTAACCTGAAGGATCCCGGGATGATCACCCTTGCCATGATCCCTGCTGGGGACAGACCATGATCCAGGCCAGTGAGTTCCATCAGCCATCCAAGTGGCCTTTTGCACTTTGATTGCCTCTGCAGGATCAGTACCATTCTCTTTCATGTGCTTTAACATCTTCATTTCCTCTCGAGCATTAAACGCATCTGATCTCCTTCTTATTGAATCTTGCAGACCATTTATCCTTACCTTAAATTCATCATATTCTCTTTTTACCCTTCGTCTATCTTTAACGAAATCAGTTCTCTTCTTGTTCTTTGTAGGGTCTCCCTTGAGGAGAAAATAGGCTTCAGGATTCCTAGGCTCAATAGAATGCTTCCTGCAGAATGGTACCCACAAATCAGCAAAGCTAGCAGCTTCTGCCATTGCCTCGAATGTTAGAAGGGCACCGCCATCATCTGAAATATAGCAAGCTAGCTTCTCCACGGGATAGTCAGCTGCTAAGATGGATAGGATGGTGTTGGCAGTGACAAGGGGCGGCTCTTTCTCTGGATCAGCCGTTGACACAAACATATCAACTCCTGGTAGATCCGACCTACCCGTAGGATTGGACGGTGATGGCATTTCAAATTTCTCGCGAAGTACCACTAGGTCAGTCGACCGATTAACTGGAGATATCTTGGGCATCTGATCCAGGATCCATGAAAATGCAAACCATATTTCACATGTAATTGACATCAACCATAACCACATTGCATCCGGATTTGGGTGCCGTATTCTCCATGTCAAGAAGAACCCCAATACTATTAGTCGAATAACAATTAGCAACCTGTACGTACATTGCAATTAATTAAAAACAGATCAAACCAACATACAATTGAGTTTACATacacaaaattaaaaagtacAAACCTATAAGGGCTAATGATACTATGTGGTATTGGCAATTTCCTACTGAGGGGTTTCCAAGGTATATCAGCAGATGTATCTAGCATGGTGTTATGCATACCTCCATCACCATCATCTCCATCCCTATCATCAGGCCAATAAGCATTTCCATACCCGTACGTGCCTTGTGTCTCGAACAGCCATTTGTTGTGATCAAACTCTCCATTTTGATTTCTCCTCATCATACCTTTCGAACCATCTGGTGCCGGTAATGACAATGCTCCATTAGAAAAATTTGGGATCTCGTCATCAAGATCCCCTACCTTGTAAGCTTCTTTGCAACCTGGGCATAGACCTGATTCTTTTTGTGCGTCCATGTAGCAATCTCTACATATTTTGAACCTAAACACAAAACAAACACATCAACTTCGAGGAATTAGCTCAATTGGTTGAATACTTCACATTCCATTTCTCTAGCCCCAATTTAGACATCAACTTGtattcttttttacttttaacTTGTAATAGCAAGTTGTTAATTACCTAACGTATAAACATAAATATATTACCTGCATTCACATGGGATTAcatcattacccctttcatctTTCATGATCTTTCCATCACAAGCAGGCATGGAACATGATGATCCCTTGGATCCAGCCATTTGAGGATGACTAACTTCCGATTCGATCACCTTGTCCATGAGATGTGCGCGGGTGACGCTGTTGAATCCCCCTGTGAATAACGAATTAGAAACATATTGCTCTTCTGCTTTGGCAGCAACAGACGTATCCATTGGCTGATTATCAGGCGTAGGCGGGATTTGGACAGTGTAATTCATGTAATCTCCTGATAATTCACCCGACATATCAAGGTCTTCTCTCGACAGGCTCACATATCGTCCACTAGATGTTCTTCGTGCAAATTTTACTGTTTGCCCGCCTGAACTTCCCTTACCACCACCCTGAGAGTCTCCTGGATTTGTTCCTCTACTGCTACGTGTTGTCTTCTTCGATGGTGCACCCGACAAGCTTgccattttaaatatttttttctaattttctcaaaACATAACCTTATAAGCTATGGAAAAACTAGCTAATTTATTTTCGCGAAAAACATATGTACGTGACAATGAATTGGGTGGTCTTCTTCTCAACAATGACAACAAATGTTTCCTTTCTTCATCATAATTTTTGGGAATCACTCTTGCTCTTGATCAATGTTGTAGTCGATGACCACCCTCA
Proteins encoded in this window:
- the LOC129876995 gene encoding cellulose synthase-like protein D4, giving the protein MASLSGAPSKKTTRSSRGTNPGDSQGGGKGSSGGQTVKFARRTSSGRYVSLSREDLDMSGELSGDYMNYTVQIPPTPDNQPMDTSVAAKAEEQYVSNSLFTGGFNSVTRAHLMDKVIESEVSHPQMAGSKGSSCSMPACDGKIMKDERGNDVIPCECRFKICRDCYMDAQKESGLCPGCKEAYKVGDLDDEIPNFSNGALSLPAPDGSKGMMRRNQNGEFDHNKWLFETQGTYGYGNAYWPDDRDGDDGDGGMHNTMLDTSADIPWKPLSRKLPIPHSIISPYRLLIVIRLIVLGFFLTWRIRHPNPDAMWLWLMSITCEIWFAFSWILDQMPKISPVNRSTDLVVLREKFEMPSPSNPTGRSDLPGVDMFVSTADPEKEPPLVTANTILSILAADYPVEKLACYISDDGGALLTFEAMAEAASFADLWVPFCRKHSIEPRNPEAYFLLKGDPTKNKKRTDFVKDRRRVKREYDEFKVRINGLQDSIRRRSDAFNAREEMKMLKHMKENGTDPAEAIKVQKATWMADGTHWPGSWSVPSRDHGKGDHPGILQVMLKPPSSNPLMGDGDQDKLLDFSDVDIRLPMFVYVSREKRRGYDHNKKAGAMNALVRASAILSNGAFILNLDCDHYIYNCLAIREGMCFMMDRGGEDICYIQFPQRFEGIDPSDRYANHNTVFFDGNMRALDGLQGPMYVGTGCMFRRFALYGFEPANPDKTPQKGAEAEALKATDFDPDLDVSLLPKRFGNSTMLAESIPIAEFQGRPIADHPAVKYGRPPGALRAPKEPLDATTVAEAVSVISCWYEDKTEWGDRVGWIYGSVTEDVVTGYRMHNRGWRSIYCITKRDAFRGSAPINLTDRLHQVLRWATGSVEIFFSGNNAFLASRKLNILQRLAYLNVGIYPFTSFFLIVYCFLPALSLISGQFIVQNVNVVFLIFLLTISLCLIGLAILEVKWSGVALEDWWRNEQFWLISGTSAHLAAVVQGLLKVIAGIEISFTLTSKSAGEDVDDAYAELYMVKWTSLMIPPIVIGMVNIIAIVVAFSRAIFSVVPQWGRFIGGAFFAFWVLAHLYPFAKGLMGRRRKTPTIVFVWSGLIAITLSLLWIALGNPQGGPVQGVAGGGFQFP